The following proteins are co-located in the Paenibacillus sp. JNUCC32 genome:
- a CDS encoding NAD(P)H-dependent oxidoreductase, translating into MKTLVIVTHPNIETSIINKRWVEELRQYPDKYTVHELHKAYPNGIIDVEKEQQLIESHQILVLQFPVYWFSCPPLLKKWLDDVLTYGWAYGSNGGDKLKKRKVALAVSAGIKEEDYQEDGRYRHTLGQLLAPLETTFLYCDADYRSFYAFYGQEKEPGGNAPDMEPWPPQSTLDISARQYLKFLDNL; encoded by the coding sequence TTGAAAACTCTCGTTATCGTAACGCATCCGAACATAGAAACATCGATCATCAATAAGCGCTGGGTAGAAGAACTCCGGCAATACCCGGATAAGTATACCGTTCACGAATTGCACAAAGCGTATCCGAACGGAATCATAGACGTGGAAAAAGAGCAGCAGCTCATAGAATCGCATCAAATTTTAGTTTTGCAATTCCCCGTTTATTGGTTTAGCTGCCCGCCGCTCCTAAAAAAATGGCTGGATGATGTTTTGACTTATGGTTGGGCTTATGGTTCGAATGGAGGCGATAAACTAAAGAAACGCAAGGTCGCATTAGCCGTATCCGCCGGCATTAAAGAGGAAGATTATCAGGAAGACGGAAGGTACCGCCACACCCTGGGGCAGCTGCTGGCTCCATTGGAGACAACGTTCTTATACTGCGATGCCGATTATCGTTCGTTCTATGCTTTCTATGGGCAGGAGAAGGAACCTGGCGGAAACGCGCCCGACATGGAGCCGTGGCCGCCCCAAAGCACATTGGATATAAGCGCCCGGCAGTATTTGAAGTTCTTAGACAACCTATGA
- a CDS encoding winged helix-turn-helix transcriptional regulator: MRESETCVPTGVKPQDTGFGYTLSLIGGKYKMIILYWLSEKKIMRHNELKRSIGSISFKTLSIMLKELETDDLIVRTEYPQVPPKVEYTLSERGLSLIPVLHMMCEWGEKNSLSAPEGVQREA; encoded by the coding sequence ATGCGGGAAAGCGAAACCTGTGTACCGACCGGCGTGAAACCCCAAGACACCGGCTTTGGATATACACTGTCCTTAATCGGCGGCAAGTATAAAATGATCATCCTGTACTGGCTGTCAGAAAAAAAGATCATGCGGCATAACGAGCTGAAACGAAGCATCGGCTCCATATCCTTTAAAACGCTTAGCATCATGTTAAAGGAGCTGGAAACGGATGATCTTATCGTTCGGACGGAATATCCCCAGGTTCCCCCGAAAGTGGAATACACTTTATCCGAACGCGGACTTTCTCTCATACCTGTATTACACATGATGTGCGAATGGGGAGAGAAGAACAGTTTGAGCGCTCCGGAAGGTGTACAGCGTGAAGCTTGA
- a CDS encoding bifunctional cytochrome P450/NADPH--P450 reductase: MTQTKEVPQPKTYGPLGNLPLLDSAAPVQSLVKVASELGPIFQFQYPGGRKELYVSGHEYVKDACDEKRFDKRIWAPLQNVRPFAGDGLFTSATQEPNWKKAHNILLSSFSQRAMQGYHTKMVDIAMQLVQKWARLNPDETVDVPADMTRLTLDTIGLCGFNYRFNSFYREDNHPFIDSMVRALDEGMNQLHRLGIQDMFMIKKKRQFQEDIQFMFSLVDELIQDRRKHGGEEGDLLAHMLEGVDPDTGESLDHENIRYQIITFLIAGHETTSGLLSFAIYYLMKNPEALFKAVSEVDRVLKDPVPTYNQVRELKYVRMVLNESLRLWPTAPAFSLYAKEDTAIGGTYPMKKGDSVTVLIPGLHRDSRVWGDDAETFRPERFEDPSQVPHDAYKPFGNGQRACIGQQFALQEATLVLGLVLKYFELIDNQPYELKVKETLTLKPEGFRIQVRSRQGGTALLVPGGGQVASLESKKRDDAKSDPSAAFAHHTPLLALYGSNLGTAEGIAREVADAAKHQGFDSQVGTLDEYAGKLPKEGVVVIVTASYNGQPPSNAKAFTEWLENANESEIEGVRYAVFGCGDHNWASTYQRIPRFIDEQLALKGGQRLIQRGESDASGDFEREVDEWTEHLWPDLMQALGLPVTAVHGQKRSALSVQFVQGAAAVPLTETYRAVTGRIVFSRNLQHEGSGRITQHIEISLPSGAEYREGDHLGVLPVNPKTLVQRVLRRFKLNAGSHLILSAEGRSSAHLPTGIPVRLDDLLSRSVELQEPATRAQIREMAACTVCPPHAKELQELIEEASYQAEVRTKRITMLDLLERYEACELPFERFLELLPPLKPRYYSISSSPKVSRNTASVTVSVVRDRAWSGKGEYRGIASNYLAELETGAEVLMFIRSPESGFALPEDPATPMIMIGPGTGVAPFRGFIQARQALREAGQELGAAHLYFGCRNPEQDFLYREEFERAEQEGLVTLHTAFSRVSGAEKCYVQHLMKQDGMLLLSLLEGGAQMYICGDGSRMAPEVEQTLIQSYQERHGVNAEDAAAWLSGLESTGQYVKDVWAG; the protein is encoded by the coding sequence ATGACACAAACCAAGGAAGTGCCTCAGCCTAAAACCTACGGTCCGCTCGGCAATCTGCCGCTGCTGGATTCCGCCGCACCGGTCCAATCGCTTGTGAAAGTTGCCTCCGAGCTCGGACCGATCTTTCAATTTCAATATCCAGGCGGACGCAAGGAACTGTACGTTTCGGGACATGAATATGTCAAGGATGCTTGTGACGAGAAGCGGTTTGATAAACGAATCTGGGCACCGCTGCAGAATGTCCGCCCATTCGCGGGGGATGGATTGTTTACGAGCGCCACGCAGGAGCCAAACTGGAAAAAAGCCCATAACATTCTGCTCTCCAGCTTCAGCCAGCGCGCGATGCAAGGCTACCACACGAAAATGGTCGATATCGCCATGCAGCTGGTCCAGAAATGGGCTCGGCTCAATCCGGACGAAACCGTGGACGTTCCTGCCGACATGACGCGCTTGACGCTGGATACGATCGGCCTCTGCGGATTTAATTACCGGTTTAACAGCTTCTACCGCGAAGACAACCATCCATTTATCGACAGTATGGTGCGGGCGCTGGATGAGGGCATGAACCAGCTTCATCGTCTGGGCATCCAGGACATGTTTATGATTAAAAAGAAACGGCAGTTTCAGGAGGATATCCAGTTCATGTTCTCCCTCGTGGATGAGCTCATCCAAGATCGCAGAAAGCACGGCGGTGAAGAAGGGGATTTGCTCGCGCATATGCTGGAAGGCGTCGATCCCGATACAGGCGAGTCTCTCGATCATGAGAACATCCGTTACCAGATCATCACCTTTCTGATCGCCGGACATGAGACGACAAGCGGCTTGTTGTCCTTTGCCATTTATTATTTGATGAAAAATCCGGAAGCCTTGTTTAAGGCGGTCAGCGAAGTGGACCGCGTACTGAAAGATCCCGTTCCGACCTATAACCAGGTGAGGGAACTCAAATACGTCCGCATGGTACTCAACGAGTCGCTGCGCTTATGGCCAACGGCGCCTGCTTTCTCCTTGTATGCAAAGGAAGATACGGCGATCGGGGGAACCTATCCCATGAAGAAAGGGGACAGCGTGACCGTCCTGATCCCAGGGCTCCATCGGGACTCGCGGGTTTGGGGGGACGATGCGGAAACGTTCAGACCCGAACGTTTCGAGGATCCGAGCCAGGTGCCGCATGACGCCTACAAACCGTTTGGTAACGGCCAACGCGCCTGCATCGGTCAGCAGTTTGCGCTGCAGGAAGCAACCCTGGTCCTTGGTTTGGTTCTCAAATATTTCGAACTGATCGATAACCAGCCGTATGAGCTGAAAGTAAAGGAAACACTCACTCTGAAGCCGGAAGGGTTCCGTATTCAGGTTCGAAGCCGTCAAGGCGGGACGGCTCTTCTGGTACCGGGTGGAGGTCAAGTTGCTTCGCTCGAATCGAAGAAGCGGGATGATGCCAAGTCCGATCCTTCGGCGGCATTTGCCCATCATACGCCGCTGCTCGCATTGTACGGTTCCAATCTGGGCACGGCTGAGGGAATTGCCAGAGAGGTGGCGGATGCTGCGAAGCATCAAGGGTTCGACAGCCAGGTGGGCACACTGGACGAATATGCAGGAAAGCTTCCGAAGGAAGGCGTTGTAGTCATCGTTACTGCATCGTACAACGGACAACCGCCTTCCAATGCCAAGGCTTTCACGGAATGGCTCGAGAACGCGAACGAATCCGAAATTGAGGGCGTTCGTTACGCGGTATTCGGGTGCGGAGACCATAACTGGGCAAGCACGTATCAGCGCATTCCCCGCTTCATCGACGAGCAGCTTGCACTCAAAGGGGGCCAGCGTTTGATCCAGCGCGGCGAAAGTGATGCAAGCGGCGATTTTGAGCGGGAAGTCGATGAGTGGACGGAGCATTTATGGCCGGATTTGATGCAAGCGCTCGGATTGCCGGTTACGGCGGTCCATGGACAGAAACGCAGCGCCTTGTCCGTTCAGTTCGTCCAGGGTGCGGCCGCCGTTCCGTTGACGGAAACCTATCGCGCCGTGACAGGGCGTATCGTATTTAGCCGCAATCTGCAGCATGAGGGCAGCGGAAGGATCACGCAGCATATCGAAATCTCGCTCCCGTCCGGAGCGGAATACCGCGAAGGCGATCATCTGGGGGTGCTTCCGGTCAATCCAAAGACACTGGTTCAGCGAGTACTTCGAAGATTCAAACTGAACGCGGGCTCCCATCTTATTTTGTCTGCAGAAGGAAGAAGCAGCGCACATTTGCCGACCGGCATACCTGTCCGCCTCGACGATCTGTTGTCCCGCAGCGTGGAACTGCAGGAACCGGCTACAAGGGCGCAGATACGGGAAATGGCCGCTTGCACGGTATGTCCGCCGCATGCCAAAGAGCTCCAAGAACTGATAGAGGAAGCGAGCTATCAGGCCGAAGTTCGGACCAAACGGATCACCATGCTCGACCTGCTGGAGCGGTATGAAGCCTGCGAACTGCCGTTTGAACGGTTTCTTGAGCTTCTGCCGCCATTGAAGCCGAGATATTATTCGATTTCCAGCTCACCGAAAGTTAGCCGGAATACGGCAAGCGTCACGGTTAGCGTCGTTCGGGACCGGGCATGGAGCGGCAAGGGAGAATATCGGGGCATTGCTTCGAACTATTTGGCCGAATTGGAAACGGGCGCGGAGGTCTTGATGTTTATACGCTCTCCCGAGTCGGGTTTTGCGCTGCCGGAGGATCCAGCGACGCCTATGATCATGATCGGACCAGGCACGGGCGTTGCACCGTTCAGGGGATTTATCCAAGCGAGACAAGCGCTTCGGGAGGCAGGTCAAGAGCTGGGCGCCGCGCATCTGTACTTCGGCTGCCGGAATCCGGAGCAGGACTTCCTGTATCGCGAGGAGTTTGAGCGGGCAGAGCAGGAGGGGCTGGTCACGTTGCATACGGCTTTCTCGAGGGTAAGCGGAGCGGAGAAATGCTATGTTCAGCATTTGATGAAACAAGACGGAATGTTATTGCTGTCGCTGCTTGAGGGCGGAGCGCAAATGTACATTTGCGGCGACGGCTCCCGGATGGCTCCGGAGGTGGAACAAACGCTGATTCAATCCTATCAGGAGCGCCATGGCGTGAATGCTGAAGATGCTGCTGCCTGGCTGTCGGGTTTGGAATCGACAGGACAATATGTAAAAGACGTCTGGGCTGGTTGA
- a CDS encoding GNAT family N-acetyltransferase produces the protein MFTVRKADQLEMDARVQMSRIFADGFSQWLGYFSKDEEQIARAFAHMFNLDQFYVAVAGDKVAGMAACSDGTSLSVKLNKKELRKHLGLYKGSLAHMFLKKEFETPLANPSPMKCSIEFVGTAAEYRGQGVGSLIIGHILEAAPYREFLIEEVADTNVPAMRLYEKMGFKEYKRTTIPPKRAGKIGINHIVSLKQVK, from the coding sequence ATGTTTACAGTTAGGAAAGCCGATCAATTAGAAATGGATGCAAGAGTTCAAATGTCCCGTATTTTTGCAGATGGGTTCTCGCAATGGCTTGGGTATTTCTCTAAAGATGAGGAGCAAATCGCCAGAGCCTTTGCGCACATGTTTAACCTGGACCAATTTTATGTTGCCGTTGCCGGCGACAAAGTGGCTGGAATGGCTGCATGTTCGGACGGCACCTCTTTATCCGTGAAACTCAACAAAAAAGAGCTGCGGAAGCATTTGGGATTATATAAGGGCAGCCTTGCGCACATGTTTTTGAAAAAGGAATTTGAAACGCCACTTGCGAATCCGTCTCCGATGAAGTGTTCGATTGAGTTTGTGGGGACGGCCGCGGAATATCGAGGACAAGGGGTAGGCTCGCTGATCATAGGCCATATTCTTGAAGCTGCTCCATACCGTGAGTTTTTAATAGAAGAGGTAGCCGATACGAATGTACCAGCGATGAGACTCTACGAAAAGATGGGTTTTAAGGAATACAAACGGACCACGATTCCCCCAAAGAGAGCAGGAAAAATAGGCATTAATCATATCGTATCTCTAAAGCAAGTAAAATGA
- a CDS encoding TetR/AcrR family transcriptional regulator translates to MPRTKEQYEEMRNATRQKIQSAGMRLFVQKGFGSTNVQDIADAAGISIGLLYRHYKTKDSLFNELVEFALDGLTQTIQTFEDADSPKKLMTQFVDEIYHDMQDGEELANLLILMNQLFFSGDGANRKQAEVLEVNGRLLRSTAALIKKGQESGDFRPGDAHEMAVLFYSALQGLADMKVIMKNNFVMPSPSVLTLFLFKEVE, encoded by the coding sequence TTGCCACGTACAAAGGAACAATACGAAGAAATGCGTAACGCAACCAGACAAAAAATACAATCCGCCGGAATGCGGCTTTTTGTTCAAAAGGGGTTCGGCTCCACGAATGTGCAGGACATAGCGGATGCAGCCGGTATCAGCATCGGGCTTTTATACCGGCATTACAAAACAAAAGACAGCTTGTTTAATGAACTTGTTGAATTTGCGCTTGACGGCTTGACCCAAACCATCCAAACCTTCGAAGACGCTGATTCGCCGAAAAAACTCATGACGCAGTTTGTTGACGAAATTTATCACGATATGCAGGATGGGGAAGAGCTTGCCAATTTGCTGATTCTCATGAATCAGCTGTTTTTCTCCGGTGATGGAGCCAATCGGAAACAAGCTGAGGTTTTAGAGGTAAATGGTCGGCTGTTGCGTTCTACCGCCGCACTTATTAAGAAGGGACAGGAGTCAGGCGATTTCCGTCCTGGAGATGCCCATGAAATGGCCGTGTTGTTTTATTCGGCATTGCAGGGCCTGGCTGATATGAAAGTGATAATGAAAAACAACTTCGTAATGCCATCACCGAGCGTACTCACATTATTCCTGTTCAAGGAGGTAGAGTGA
- a CDS encoding NAD(P)/FAD-dependent oxidoreductase, protein MRKVIVIGSGILGASTAYQLAKMGAEVLVIDRKDQGQATDAAAGIICPWLSQRRNQAWYRLAKAGARFYPELINELISEGVTDTGYAQVGALSIHEDVNKISKMEERAHTRKADAPEIGEITRLNQEETRERFPLLQEGYHSVHISGAARVDGRALRDALIRSAQRHGAELINGNAELQYQASRVTGAQVGSKRYSADEVIVCAGAWAKQLLQPLGIHFGVHYQKAQIIHVEVSDHPDTGDWPVIMPPSDQYLLAFDNRRIVIGATHENDIKDYDTRVTPGGMQEILNKGLALAPDLADSTFQEVRVGFRPFTPGFLPVIGPVPEWEGLITANGLGASGLTMGPFLGYQLAKLALRMPLDIDIRDYDVRKAMEEAQV, encoded by the coding sequence ATGAGGAAAGTCATCGTCATAGGGTCTGGAATTCTGGGGGCATCGACCGCTTATCAGTTAGCCAAAATGGGAGCGGAAGTCCTCGTTATAGACCGTAAAGATCAAGGGCAGGCTACCGATGCCGCGGCAGGAATTATATGTCCCTGGCTGTCGCAAAGGCGGAATCAGGCATGGTACCGATTGGCCAAAGCCGGCGCACGCTTTTATCCTGAATTAATAAACGAGCTTATCAGCGAGGGCGTGACAGACACGGGTTACGCTCAAGTCGGCGCTCTTAGCATTCATGAAGATGTGAACAAAATCAGTAAGATGGAGGAGCGGGCGCATACGAGAAAAGCGGATGCTCCGGAAATCGGCGAGATCACACGGCTGAATCAGGAAGAAACCCGTGAACGGTTTCCTTTGCTCCAGGAAGGCTATCATTCCGTTCATATCAGCGGTGCAGCCCGTGTCGATGGTCGGGCGCTGCGAGATGCGTTGATCCGATCAGCGCAAAGGCACGGAGCCGAGCTAATAAACGGGAATGCCGAGCTGCAGTATCAGGCGAGCCGCGTAACTGGAGCCCAAGTCGGATCCAAGCGCTACTCGGCTGATGAAGTCATCGTCTGTGCCGGCGCCTGGGCAAAACAACTGCTGCAGCCTTTAGGCATTCATTTTGGGGTTCACTATCAGAAAGCGCAAATCATTCATGTAGAGGTGTCCGATCATCCAGATACAGGAGACTGGCCGGTGATCATGCCGCCTTCGGATCAATATTTGCTCGCTTTCGATAACCGAAGGATCGTAATCGGGGCGACTCACGAAAATGATATCAAGGACTACGATACGAGGGTGACCCCTGGCGGCATGCAGGAAATCCTGAATAAAGGATTGGCATTGGCGCCTGATTTAGCGGACAGCACGTTTCAGGAAGTGCGAGTCGGTTTTCGTCCGTTTACGCCCGGCTTTCTTCCCGTCATCGGCCCAGTACCCGAGTGGGAAGGGCTGATTACGGCAAACGGGCTGGGAGCGTCCGGACTAACGATGGGTCCATTTCTAGGGTATCAGCTGGCAAAGCTGGCGCTCCGCATGCCGCTGGATATCGATATCCGCGATTATGATGTTCGTAAAGCCATGGAAGAAGCTCAAGTTTGA
- a CDS encoding VOC family protein: MISKVGQIMVYVYNQDQAVKFWTEMLGFEVIAEENNGEMRWIEIAPTKETETTIILHDKELVAKMSPGLHLGTPSLMLFTEDFDALHSHLTSRNITVGEVVNMPSGRVFNFADYEENYFAVMEK; encoded by the coding sequence ATGATTAGCAAAGTTGGTCAAATTATGGTGTATGTATACAATCAGGATCAAGCCGTGAAGTTTTGGACTGAGATGCTAGGATTTGAAGTTATCGCTGAAGAGAACAACGGTGAAATGAGATGGATTGAAATTGCTCCTACGAAGGAAACAGAAACAACCATCATTCTGCATGATAAGGAGCTCGTAGCCAAAATGTCGCCGGGATTACATTTGGGCACACCTTCTTTAATGTTGTTCACCGAAGATTTCGATGCGCTGCACAGCCATCTAACCAGCCGCAATATCACGGTCGGCGAAGTGGTGAATATGCCTTCCGGTAGAGTGTTCAACTTTGCAGACTATGAAGAAAACTATTTTGCTGTCATGGAAAAATAA
- a CDS encoding DUF5643 domain-containing protein, giving the protein MKTMFKVMSTVALTGMILGGAVWGTAQAASITATKPQASSMVQDESKVVSDTQQGITLGVSKSLYDGNHVEVELQRSGKGLSGSLTGGHWDEQMGEYIHDKGSIRQMDVFIDGKSIHEFAGGDLSKRPSVSTSPGTDANHAIMILSDASLLGGNLEAFPDEFKLTAKIHLEGVQKPFTLEIPIQKMVNKPVVLLPNIIKKMDDLRLTLKQVHSTAHSTRIQFVLKGGHDSTILYDFFDDQGNELERISGRGTDENNKNGDFYYDFILEAPDASAKSIFMKPFTPEFKDPNAASGEFKLDKNGEIVKNYLKDLEVSIPIK; this is encoded by the coding sequence ATGAAAACAATGTTTAAAGTAATGAGTACCGTGGCACTGACAGGTATGATTCTGGGTGGAGCAGTATGGGGAACTGCTCAAGCGGCGAGTATAACGGCAACAAAGCCTCAAGCGTCCAGCATGGTCCAAGACGAATCCAAGGTAGTTAGCGATACCCAACAAGGGATTACCCTTGGAGTGTCCAAATCTTTATACGACGGCAACCATGTTGAAGTTGAACTGCAGCGAAGCGGTAAAGGACTTTCCGGCAGTTTAACCGGTGGCCATTGGGATGAGCAGATGGGTGAATATATCCATGATAAAGGTTCTATCCGCCAAATGGACGTCTTCATTGACGGTAAATCCATACACGAATTTGCGGGAGGGGATTTGTCGAAAAGACCAAGCGTAAGCACATCACCGGGTACAGATGCGAATCATGCGATTATGATACTGAGCGATGCTTCCCTGCTTGGAGGTAATCTTGAAGCTTTTCCTGACGAGTTCAAGTTAACGGCTAAAATACATCTGGAAGGTGTTCAAAAACCGTTCACATTGGAGATTCCTATTCAAAAAATGGTGAACAAACCGGTTGTTCTTCTGCCTAACATAATTAAAAAAATGGATGATCTCCGCTTGACGCTAAAGCAGGTTCATTCAACAGCTCACTCCACCCGAATTCAGTTCGTTCTGAAGGGCGGACATGATTCAACGATCCTGTATGATTTCTTTGATGATCAAGGTAATGAACTGGAGCGAATATCGGGAAGAGGCACCGATGAGAACAACAAGAACGGTGATTTCTATTACGACTTCATTCTGGAGGCTCCGGATGCGAGCGCAAAATCTATTTTCATGAAGCCGTTCACACCTGAATTCAAAGATCCCAATGCAGCTTCAGGCGAATTCAAACTGGATAAGAACGGAGAGATCGTCAAAAATTACTTGAAAGATCTTGAGGTGAGTATCCCTATTAAATAA
- a CDS encoding DUF5643 domain-containing protein, with translation MKKICKVMSTAALAAMLLGGTVLGHADAAADKASVSGNSAQIMAAASAITVTQSGITLRVTKAVYDGNHVSITINRSGKGFTGGITEGKRDSKTGEYIMEKGSISNMNILIEGKSIHETGSLAQKPSLSWQAGADPNTAIITLTDASQLGGNIKAFPDKFKLNATISLEGVSKPFKLDIPIKKGSSKPIVLKPNVTKKSNGLSMTLNKAALTTTSTRLQLILKGPGKNSISFDVVDDQGRQLNMISGRGTDENNKKGDYYYDILLDGLGKNVNSLTIKPFKPELKDDTSGQYKLDSKGNIIKQYMKDIEIRLLVK, from the coding sequence ATGAAAAAAATATGTAAAGTCATGTCTACGGCAGCACTCGCTGCGATGCTTCTTGGGGGAACAGTCTTGGGTCATGCTGACGCAGCCGCCGATAAGGCTAGTGTCAGCGGCAATTCTGCGCAGATAATGGCTGCTGCTTCAGCCATAACTGTTACACAATCCGGAATCACTCTTCGGGTAACCAAGGCAGTATACGACGGGAACCATGTCAGCATTACGATCAATCGGAGTGGCAAAGGATTTACTGGTGGAATTACGGAAGGGAAGCGGGATAGCAAGACCGGTGAATATATTATGGAGAAAGGTTCCATCAGCAATATGAACATCCTGATCGAAGGAAAATCAATCCATGAGACCGGAAGTCTGGCGCAAAAACCAAGTTTAAGCTGGCAAGCAGGCGCTGATCCGAACACAGCGATCATTACCTTGACGGACGCTTCACAGCTTGGAGGAAACATCAAGGCTTTTCCCGATAAATTTAAGCTCAATGCCACAATTTCCCTTGAAGGTGTAAGCAAACCCTTCAAGTTGGATATTCCGATAAAAAAAGGTTCAAGTAAGCCGATCGTTCTAAAGCCAAATGTCACCAAGAAATCGAATGGTCTAAGCATGACATTGAACAAGGCTGCCCTTACGACTACTTCGACAAGATTACAGCTCATCCTAAAAGGTCCTGGCAAGAATTCGATTTCCTTTGATGTTGTGGATGATCAAGGTAGACAGCTTAACATGATCAGTGGCAGGGGGACCGACGAGAATAATAAAAAAGGTGATTACTATTATGATATCCTCCTTGATGGGCTGGGCAAAAATGTGAACTCATTGACCATAAAGCCCTTTAAGCCTGAGCTGAAAGATGACACCTCCGGTCAATATAAGTTGGACAGCAAAGGCAACATCATCAAACAATACATGAAAGATATTGAGATTCGCCTTTTGGTTAAATAG
- a CDS encoding DUF4179 domain-containing protein yields MNPFDLDKELREIGKGPRSEVPDMIRRHQDEVYASLTDLPMSTRSNQQHRSTKIRGMVATTAAAAMIALITSAYVSPVMAESLKKIPLISSIFRLADDLGLQTAGERGLAAEPNASVTHQGVTLRIPQVVYDGTRLSLAVKREGEGFTGGISDVEVIQEDMDTTLRFQRGAITDVEMLIDGTSIHDPGLSDKPGLIGKPTSDPNVVLYELIGFSYSENHNQSLPDQFQLTAKITLEGIDAPYIFNVPVRKNADQITVSSGETREWNGFQITLEQLKFTPITTDLILNLERTDKSGELGLGEHNLLFEVWDDRGRELGRISGKGVYRDDRQQQQRLELMFDRFEDAPESITIKPFLPVFQDPVANSGLYKVDSTGEIVKTYLKELEITIPVDHLGLEKLYDVQW; encoded by the coding sequence ATGAATCCTTTTGACTTGGATAAAGAACTGCGGGAGATAGGGAAGGGGCCACGGAGCGAGGTTCCGGATATGATTCGCCGCCATCAGGATGAGGTTTACGCTTCTCTGACAGATCTTCCGATGTCAACGAGATCGAATCAGCAACATCGTTCCACTAAGATACGCGGAATGGTAGCAACTACGGCCGCGGCGGCCATGATTGCGTTGATAACCAGTGCTTACGTATCACCGGTAATGGCAGAATCGCTAAAAAAAATTCCGCTGATCAGCAGTATTTTCAGGTTAGCCGATGATTTGGGGCTTCAAACAGCGGGGGAGCGAGGTTTGGCAGCTGAACCGAACGCTAGCGTAACGCACCAAGGTGTGACCCTTCGAATACCGCAGGTTGTATATGACGGGACTCGTTTGTCCCTGGCGGTGAAGCGGGAGGGTGAAGGATTTACCGGGGGGATATCGGATGTTGAAGTTATCCAGGAGGACATGGATACAACGCTTAGATTTCAAAGAGGAGCCATAACCGATGTGGAGATGCTCATAGACGGCACCTCCATCCATGACCCCGGCCTAAGCGATAAACCGGGTTTGATTGGCAAGCCGACTTCGGATCCCAACGTCGTACTGTACGAACTCATAGGCTTTTCATATTCAGAAAATCATAATCAATCCTTGCCGGATCAATTCCAGTTGACGGCCAAAATTACGCTTGAAGGAATTGATGCCCCTTATATCTTTAATGTACCTGTTCGGAAAAATGCAGATCAAATTACGGTCTCGTCTGGAGAAACAAGAGAATGGAACGGGTTTCAAATTACGCTGGAGCAGCTGAAGTTCACTCCAATCACCACAGATCTCATCTTGAATCTGGAACGCACGGACAAGTCAGGGGAGCTTGGGCTTGGTGAGCATAATTTGCTGTTCGAGGTTTGGGATGATCGGGGGAGAGAGCTCGGCCGGATTTCCGGGAAGGGAGTCTACCGGGATGATCGACAACAACAACAGCGGCTGGAGTTGATGTTTGACCGGTTTGAGGATGCGCCAGAATCCATAACGATCAAGCCATTCCTGCCCGTCTTTCAAGATCCCGTAGCTAACAGCGGCTTGTACAAAGTCGATAGTACCGGAGAAATAGTCAAGACGTACCTGAAGGAATTGGAGATTACCATTCCAGTGGATCATCTCGGTTTGGAGAAGCTCTATGACGTTCAATGGTAA
- a CDS encoding sigma-70 family RNA polymerase sigma factor: protein MRESEHEVKRAQRGDREAFIRLFRRLEPELYGLAKSILKRDEDCADAFQETTLKAYKSLSTLQKPKYFKTWVIRILINECNQLLRSRERTVVMAEVPERIRTSDYYEDSHKLDLREAVERLDESLRIVIHLFYFQDLPIKEIASVLDITDGAVRARLHRARGILFDQVKQNRKGELAYESF from the coding sequence GTGCGAGAATCGGAACATGAAGTCAAGAGAGCGCAGCGAGGAGATCGTGAAGCGTTTATCCGGCTCTTCCGGAGGCTGGAACCCGAACTGTACGGCTTGGCGAAGTCCATTCTAAAACGCGATGAAGATTGTGCGGATGCTTTTCAGGAGACAACACTTAAAGCATATAAATCTTTATCTACATTACAAAAACCAAAGTACTTTAAAACCTGGGTGATTCGGATTCTGATCAATGAATGCAATCAGCTGCTTCGAAGCAGAGAGCGTACCGTAGTCATGGCAGAAGTGCCTGAGCGCATACGAACATCCGATTATTATGAAGACAGCCACAAGCTGGATCTTCGTGAAGCGGTAGAACGCTTAGATGAATCGCTTCGAATCGTTATACACTTGTTCTATTTTCAGGATTTGCCCATTAAGGAAATCGCAAGTGTGCTTGATATTACGGATGGTGCTGTAAGGGCGCGTCTTCACAGAGCGCGGGGAATATTGTTTGACCAGGTAAAACAAAATCGGAAGGGGGAGCTGGCCTATGAATCCTTTTGA